In Topomyia yanbarensis strain Yona2022 chromosome 2, ASM3024719v1, whole genome shotgun sequence, one DNA window encodes the following:
- the LOC131681169 gene encoding uncharacterized protein LOC131681169, translated as MIVTLFLWLFYTLPAGQTSNALDFLTRNQTRPYTVRVSKLLCTDQPYKHVEVHVCNVKLQRNKPAVFNLHFTVLKPANFVRFMITMNYKYNTYTPFLEKLDFELCSYIANDWKKGTNKMADLFLELATAQIEWIKKCPYYVMGRYNVTDFEIRTDMLPQFVPAGDFRFDFRTFTENNETLLNFQLFCNIRARGVFDLSMG; from the exons ATGATTGTGACGTTGTTTCTTTGGCTGTTCTACACACTACCGGCAGGTCAGACTTCAAATGCTCTGGATTTCCTCACAAGGAACCAGACGCGTCCATATACTGTCCGTGTATCAAAATTACTGTGCACAGATCAACCATATAAGCACGTAGAAGTGCATGTCTGCAATGTAAAGCTTCAACGGAACAAACCAGCCGTTTTTAATCTACACTTCACTGTCCTAAAACCCGCaaattttgttcgttttatgaTTACTATGAATTATAAATATAATACATACACACCGTTCTTGGAAAAGTTGGACTTCGAGCTATGCAGTTACATCGCGAACGATTGGAAGAAAGGTACCAACAAGATGGCagatttatttctggaattagCCACAGCGCAGATTGAATGGATTAAAAAGTGTCCCTATTATGTAATG GGACGATACAATGTGACTGATTTTGAAATCAGGACCGACATGCTCCCGCAGTTCGTTCCAGCTGGTGATTTTCGGTTCGACTTTAGAACATTCACTGAAAACAATGAAACATTGCTCA